The sequence GATCCAAGGGTGTCAACCTTATTTGTGCAGCGGGGGCAAACCCAGATCCGATCAAGGCTGTTAAAAGTACGATTTTCGAGTTAGCGGGAATGATGTTTAGGGATGATGAAAAATTAGAGTCCAACCGGCATGAATATGAAAAGATGCTACGCAATCCGTTTGCAGTCCGTAATATGGAGGACCATGGCATGTTATACGGTTTACGAGAAGCAGAGGAACGACTGGATTTTATCTTAAAGGAACATGGTCCATTGCGTACGTTTGCACAGGAGTTCAAACAACCTCCATCTCATACTGACTTTAAAGATGATCTTCAAGATATTCTTCAGAGGTTCCGCCGTTTAAACCTTGATGTCATTGTGGTTGACCAGTCTTCACCGATAACCAAACGGAATGGATTATTCTGTGTAAAGGTTTTAATTCCGGGCATGTTACCGATGACATTTGGGCATCATCTTACTCGTGTGAAAGGGTTGGAAAGGGTGCTTACGGTTCCGATGCAGTTAGGGTTTGCGAAGGAACCGTTAACATATGAAGAGCTAAATCCATATCCCCATCCGTTCCCATAACCTGAAGAATAGGAGGAAAGTGATATGGATTTTGATTCGTTTCTCTATCAACTTCATTTTGACACGGATAACATCTATCCACCAAATTGGCAGGTTGATTGGGAAGATGCACCACTTCCTTATAAACGATACAGCGACTTGCGAGCGGTCCCCCTTTCCATAGAAGTACCATTAACGCTCAAAAGGCAAGAAGCTCATCTAAACCCTAGCTTAGAAGAACTAGGTCATTTTTTATGGTATATATACGGGCTCTCTCAATACTCTCAAACTGCCATAATGGATGAATCAGTTGAAAAAAACGTGAGATTTACTGGGTCGTTACGGAGATTTGTTCCCTCTGGAGGGGCACTATATCCTAATGAATTATATGTATATGTTAAGCTCGATGATGTTCCGAACGGGATTTACCATTATGATGTGGCACATCATCGTCTTGTTTTGTTACGTGAAGGTAATTTCGATTCCTATTTATCTAGAAGTCTGGCAAATGATCGTTCTGTTTCCGACTGTTTTTGTACCGTGTTTGTCACGACTGTTTTTTGGAAAAATTTTTACAAGTACAATAACTTTTCCTACAGGCTTCAAGGGTTAGATGCAGGTGTGCTTATTGGGCAAACATTAGAAGTGGCCAACACGCTGGGGTACTCTACAAAGGTATGTTATCAATTTCTTGATCGGTCGATTAATCATTTACTTGGGTTATCACAGCAGAAGGAAAGTGTTTATGCCGTGATCCCAATCAGTATGAAACCATCCATTACTCAAGATGATTATCTTCAAAGAAAAGAAGAAACGGTATCTGCCTCCCAGTTGTGTCGAGAAATTCCAGAGTTGAATCATGTTTCTTATAATCGTTCAAAGAAAGTACTTGATTACCCGATGCTAAGAAAATTAAATGAAGCATCGATGATTGAAACAACAAAGTCATTTGTAAAAATAATGAAAAAGGCTGAACAGAAGCCTCTTTTAAATACGGAAATGGTCTTGTTGCCATTTACGGAGCGTTCTTCATATGATCTCGCAGATGTTTGCCAAAAGCGGTATTCACCTGATATTGATTTTATGTTAGGAAAAGTAAGCCAAACACAATTAAGTACTTTGTTGAAAGAGATCTATTCTTTCCCGTATCAAAATGACCTTGACGATACAGAGGGGCAGATCGGGAATCGGCTTTCTTTATATGGAAGTTTTTATAATATAGAGGGAGTTCCAAATGGTGCTTATTCTTATGACAATAGGACCCATGCCATTCGGAGACTAACCAAAGGAGACCATCGGGAGTATTTACAATCTGGATTAACCATGCCCAATGTAAATTTGTATCAAGTTCCACTCTGTATGCATGTAGTTGGAGATCGGGATCATCTTATAGAAAAATTAGGGTATAGAGGATATCGCATTCAACAGATGGAAGCGGGTATCCTCGTGCAACGTATGCTCTTAGTGGCGTGTGCATTAGGGATGGGAGGGCATCCACTATTGGGATTTGATGCGAACCAATGCGATGAGCTTTATAGAATCAATTCGAAAGGTAAAACCAGTTTGATTCAAGTTCCGGTCGGACCCTACCGTCCGCGCGCTTGGTTAAGGGGGAGTTTGCTCAGTTAGGTAAGAGGGATGTAGTGGTTATTTTATATACGGTTTTAATATAAGGTATCAAAAGTAGTAAATTTGATCGAAATCATAAATATAGGAAAATACCTCCTTTATGCCGTTGTTAACCCTGCATTGCATAAAGGAGGTAAGATTAACTAGAGTCACTTATGAATAACCACTCTAGTACCAATCGAAACTCTTGATGATAATTCTAGAACATCTTTATTATGCATTCGAATACATCCATGGGAAACATTTCTTCCGATTGATGCAGGATTATTTGTACCGTGTATCCCATAATGAGGTTTGGATAAGCCCATCCAAAGGACTCCAAAAGGACCTCCAGGGTGAAGCTGTTTATTAATAATGGTATATGTCCCAGAAGGGGTTGGTGATAATATTTTTCCAACAGCGATGGGATACGTTCTCAAAAGTCTGTTTCCATCAAAAAGTTTTAATTGATGTTTTGATGTAGATACGTCAATCCATCTCACCATATAAATCAACTCCGCTTTTTGAATAGTTTATGAAGTAAAATCCATTAGGTACCAGAATCACCTCAACGTAATTTTCTTACACAAATTGTAACGTATCAAAAAAGGGAAAATGTTTTAAGGATGGAAGTTCATTAAGATTGCTATCAAGCCTTTGGAACAATAGGAGAAAATTGAGATGGTTCATATTGGACTCATAAATGTATGTGTCAGACATCAATGTACCAAAGAATGTAAGTAAGCTGAGGAATACTATTTTCTCCGGCTTTTTTGTTATTTCTCATTTGAAAGGCTATCTTGTCCCCCTAGTCTCTGATTTATTAGGAACAGTCAATAATATCAGAG is a genomic window of Niallia sp. XMNu-256 containing:
- a CDS encoding SagB family peptide dehydrogenase, which gives rise to MDFDSFLYQLHFDTDNIYPPNWQVDWEDAPLPYKRYSDLRAVPLSIEVPLTLKRQEAHLNPSLEELGHFLWYIYGLSQYSQTAIMDESVEKNVRFTGSLRRFVPSGGALYPNELYVYVKLDDVPNGIYHYDVAHHRLVLLREGNFDSYLSRSLANDRSVSDCFCTVFVTTVFWKNFYKYNNFSYRLQGLDAGVLIGQTLEVANTLGYSTKVCYQFLDRSINHLLGLSQQKESVYAVIPISMKPSITQDDYLQRKEETVSASQLCREIPELNHVSYNRSKKVLDYPMLRKLNEASMIETTKSFVKIMKKAEQKPLLNTEMVLLPFTERSSYDLADVCQKRYSPDIDFMLGKVSQTQLSTLLKEIYSFPYQNDLDDTEGQIGNRLSLYGSFYNIEGVPNGAYSYDNRTHAIRRLTKGDHREYLQSGLTMPNVNLYQVPLCMHVVGDRDHLIEKLGYRGYRIQQMEAGILVQRMLLVACALGMGGHPLLGFDANQCDELYRINSKGKTSLIQVPVGPYRPRAWLRGSLLS
- a CDS encoding L,D-transpeptidase; its protein translation is MVRWIDVSTSKHQLKLFDGNRLLRTYPIAVGKILSPTPSGTYTIINKQLHPGGPFGVLWMGLSKPHYGIHGTNNPASIGRNVSHGCIRMHNKDVLELSSRVSIGTRVVIHK